A part of Xenopus tropicalis strain Nigerian chromosome 4, UCB_Xtro_10.0, whole genome shotgun sequence genomic DNA contains:
- the gclm gene encoding glutamate--cysteine ligase regulatory subunit yields the protein MGTDSTAARTLLDKADKLVIQTGNLLNWGCLKKKCPSTPSEELQDCIRTTLNEWSQKFSPELVKEIPQTLECTVPQAMETINLDEREEMKVSVKLFIVSPSHSSVTQAIDMACSTLGVAQIDSMIIAPPPLEDGRSFSLENLQPYWEELESLVRNGKVVSIGTSDLDKALLEQLYLWSQVKPASNQVNLASCCIMPPDLTEFAKQFDIQLLTHNDPKELLSEEAFQEALKESAQECHSSAWSPIWILRYSVIVKTRGIIKLKGYILQAQRKGSL from the exons ATGGGGACAGACAGCACTGCTGCTCGCACCTTGCTGGACAAGGCGGACAAACTCGTTATACAGACTGGTAACCTGCTAAACTGGGGATGCCTGAAGAAGAAATGCCCGAGCACCCCCAGCGAAGAG CTACAAGATTGCATCAGAACAACATTAAATGAATGGAGCCAAAAATTCAGTCCAGAACTTGTAAAG GAAATCCCTCAGACTCTTGAATGTACAGTTCCCCAGGCAATGGAAACCATAAATCTTGATGAAAGAGAAGAAATGAAAGTATCAG TGAAACTGTTCATTGTGAGTCCCAGTCATTCATCAGTCACGCAGGCCATAGATATGG CGTGTTCAACCCTTGGAGTTGCCCAGATAGATTCAATGATCATTGCTCCACCTCCTTTGGAAGATGGAAGAAGTTTTTCTTTGGAGAATTTACAGCCTTACTGGGAAGAGCTTGAAAGTCTTGTTCGAAATGGAAAAGTGGTTTCCATAGGGACATCAGACTTGGATAAAGCACTTTTGGAACAGCTTTACCTCTGGTCCCAG GTAAAGCCAGCCAGTAATCAAGTGAACCTTGCATCATGCTGTATAATGCCACCTGATCTTACAGAGTTTGCAAAACAGTTTGACATCCAGCTGCTAACACACAATGACCCCAAAG AGCTCCTTTCTGAAGAAGCCTTTCAAGAAGCCCTGAAAGAATCTGCACAAGAATGTCATTCCAGTGCCTGGTCACCTATCTGGATTTTAAGATACTCTGTCATAGTGAAAACACGaggaattattaaattaaaaggaTACATTTTGCAGGCTCAAAGGAAAGGTTCCCTTTAG